The window CGAGTAGCAgggtctgactgagccacctgcgctgaagcagggatatcctgaaaaacctgacttgttttgggggtggggggggggggggggggggtgctagtggactggagttgagcagccctgcGGTATACTATCCAGGCGTTCTTGGACAATAAAATACGTAAACCAGCTGAAAATGAGACGTCCATATCAATGCAGAGTATTGTACCGCTCCGCTGAACATAGCATCGTACAGAAACTGTGTCCGGATTGGGGAACATTGCTTCATTTAAGTATTTAAGGCAACAGAATGAAACATTTTTGGTGAACATTTTATTGAACATTTTACATGATCAAGACAGGGACTCAGGGAAGGATTTTAACGGttatcaaataaaaacaaaataatttaaaaaacattGTTCATAGCAcaaaccccctctcctcccagtcTAAACAGGACTAATTGCACAGGACAGTTATGAGAGAAAAGATGAACAGTCCCAAACGGCCCGTTCTTGAGATGCATTTGGTTGACCAGTCAGCAGCGAGGTTCCCATTGCAATGCCCCTGGAAGGGTTAGCAGAACACTTAAGGCTTTGTGAAACATTTTGAGGAACAAGAGTGTGAAAAACAACTCAAGGGTCCGCGGCAGAAACATGTACAAGACAGGAACTAAGACGTAGTGATGTGAAAAACAAACATGGTTTTGCTTTTAGATGAATAATATTAAACCACTCTAAATATGTAGTATCCCAAGCTACGTTCACCTACGCCCGTAATGACGCCCCGGTAAGGTAAAGCTGCAGCCGGCTCTGATCCATTGTATATTTCGCAAAGTAAATCAttttttcacttaaaaaaaaaacaaaacaaaaaaactcccACTTGCCCTTTCTggggattatttaaaaaaaaataattacatttgaTGCTTCGTTCAGGAGATGAGAGCAGTTAAAAGTGTTAAGTGTCCGGGAGTTTAAAATGGGGCCCTGCTCGGAACCCCAGTGCAGGTTAAGATTGCATGGTAACCTCAGATGCTAGAGATTACGAAAACAATGATTTACATCAGGGGcagagcaactccagtcctcaagcgccaccaacgcgtcaggttttccggatattcTGGGGGCCCGCGAGGACTGGACTTGCCCCAACCCCCGATTTAAAcacaagcatttaaaaaacaaagtTCAGGAAATGCACAGTAGGTCAGATCCTAGCATTATAGACGTTAAAACTCGTACAGGCTTCGGCGTGGGGTGTGTTGCTGCTTTAAGCCAGGACAGGGAATATAAAGACGATTAGGACAAACCTGAACGTtctgactgtgggagtgggagtgggtggaAGATGGAGTGTCACTTTAAATGGCAGTAAGGCACATTTCAAAAAGATTTGGAAGGGGAGATTTGACAAAGACAAGGTTGCTGGTATAGTCTGTGGGAATGTGGAATTATTTGGTCCtatgaaaaaaaatacatgaagTTTATATAATATTTCTGAAAGCCGCTTGTGTGGCAGGATTTCAGTTTAGACGAGGACACATGAAGGAGCTATAATGGTTTGAAGACCCTACACAGCACAGTCAGCATTCCATCATCGCGTCGGTTTCCAGGCAGATACTGCAAAGTACCATGGCTTtaaaatacagacacaaacatCGCCATCAAGAGTAACAAGTCTGTGGGAGGACTGCACAGAATTAAAGAAGGAACCTACATTAGAAAAGGTTAATTGGGATTTGTACTGTCATTTATTTAACATCCATTGGTTTCGAAGGACCCAACGAGAAGAATAAGAAAACTTGTATTTAATGTACCAAATATGTGGGAGATTTTAAACCCACTATCTTTTACGATATACTGTATCAATGTTCATTCCAACGTTGAGAAACTAACCttgaaaattacagggaaaatctatttttttgggtgacaaaaataaattttaatagtGATATACCCAAATATATCAAGGCTAATTTCGTCATTCGTCCTCAAGTAACACAAGGGATGCTTTATTCCTAATATGCTAATCAGTTTCTCATCGGCTTTACTCATACACTGCGATCCTAAACATTGGAGTATTTGGTGTCTCATCTGCTCTGCCAAAATGAGGGTTAAAAGTAATGATTTAAGCAGGCAGGGGGACTATGGGACACCGTTGTTTCGGTGCAAATCGTGAAAACAAAAATGGCAGATAAGCCAGGTACAGTGTAGagtcttcaaaaaaaaaaagagtgtttTGGCAAGACTGGCCTcttggtggaggggggaggaacaCGAGGAAATGCTACACGCGTATTATGGAAtgcagttttttgtttttgtaaagaAACAATTGTGTTTGTTCAGAAATTTCAAGTCATCATATTGCAACGGATTGAAAGGCAAATACTGATCACATTTTTTTGTTCGAGAAGCTCAACAGGAGCAGAGCTCATAGTAAGAAAGACATGATTTCTAAAATATATACTACAATTGCcttaactattaaaaaaaaaaaaaaaaaaacaagtttgaAAAAATAAATTAGATAATTAGGAAGACGCATCTGTTCCATGTGCTCCCGCAGCATGAGATTATCAAGCTGTCCTCAAAGAGTCATTTGTGTGCGAGGTTTTGCCAAATGTTGGGTCGTTTTTCTCCAGCCATAACTCGGCCAGCCGCTGAGTGGAACCATAGGTGGATGCTTTGGATCCCACGCACATTTTGTACTGCTTGGGATCAAGATTGGGGTCACAAAAGACAGGATGATGGATGTGAACCACCCCGACCTCCTGACTCCTAAAAGTCTTTAAACCTGCCTGTACCACTTTGTTGAAGAGGTCCACATCCTCAAGTCCCCAGCCTTGTATGGAAACATCAAAGCCTCCTGCACGAATAAGATCTCCCTTATAGACACAAGTGATACCAAAGCCATAGTTCCTCCAGAAACCAGTTTTCTGCATAAAGGCGTAATGGTTGTCACTGGGAACCTTTCCAGCATAGACAATTTTGGGGTCGTACTGACTGAATATAATCGGAAAGTATATATGCTGCCCTAAAACCGTGTTTGCTCTACATCGCTGAAGGAACTCTGTGGAGAACACTAAATCCACATCGCAGAAGAAGAGCAAGGAGTCATTACTAAACTGAGAAGAACCCACTTCCAGAGCCAACGCCCTCGAGAACTCCCCAGGTACTGGCAGGATCTGCATATCCGCCTTCGGATACTTGACACGGAAGTCTCTCATGAGTTCGACCTGTCTGGCCTGATCAGGATTAGAATCGGAATTGAAAAGCAGGGTAACCAGCTTCACGTTTTGATTGGAAATGAGGCAGGTCTTCTCGAAGTTGGCCATGAACCTGGCAAACATATCGAAGCGGCCAGACAGTGGGACCAGGATGTTCACCTTCTTTTCTTTGTGCTCTTTGTGCTCCACCTTCGAGGCGGTGAGCTGGAACGGAACAAACATCTTGAGTGAATTGGACAGGAAAGAGAGGGAGCCGGAATCCTGGTTTATTTTGTTTGCAAGCTCCTTAACATTGATCTCCTCATGCTCAAGGAACTGGATCTTGCTAAAGGTCTGCTGGAGGTAGGCATGCCTTCTTACGGGGACAGTCATCTTCTTGCCCTTGTGCTTTTTGTACAGCAGGAGCAGATCCAGCACGTATTCGGCACCATACATTGGGTTGACCCGGCGGTACCCGTACTGGATTTCTTTGAAGTCTATAATGCGACCTCGGGTTTTGGCGTTCTCGTTGATCATCTCCATTACCTGCATCACAATGTCATCAAGGGCCTCTCTCTGGGAAGAATCCATCCCACGTCTAGGGGGCTGTCCATCGGTGGCTGCATACAAGTATTTGCCGGTGAGAAATTCCCACTCCAGGATCTCCTCCCGCTGACGTGGCTGGAATCTCATGAAAGAGGGGGCAATTCCCAGCTGCAGGTCGTCCTTGTGGACCTCTGTGTTGCTGTATTTGCTCATTAGGACGATCTCCCGGTGGAGCTGGATTGTTCGATGACGGAGCTCTGCTATTTTCCGACTCAGCATGTAACTGTGCAGCCGGTACTGGTACGGAGGGTTTTTATTGGGGTGCAACGTAATAGCTCTGTGAATCTTGCTGTTATGCAGGTCCCGGATGTACCCCTTCTTGTTCTGCTCATAATTCTCATAAAACAGCTGCTGCAtctagaaaaagaacaaaaaaaaaacagatttagaaCTGGTCACAATTCAACGTGTCAGGAGAGCACAGATCCACGGTCTGCCTCCATTTTTCTAGCATAACGGATTACCATTGAGCCAATCATAATTGAGAAAATGTGCAAATATAAACACTATTGGTGATTGGCTGGGTCGGTTTCACCAGATTTGTCTGCAACACATTTTAAAAAGGAATCTCTGCACatatataacacacacccacggccatccaaacacacactgccacacacacacactcccacggccacccaccaacacacacagccacacacactcccactgccacCCAACATACACCCCCGCtgccatccacccacccacactcccaCTGCCACCCAACATACACTCCCACTGCCACCCACAAATACACACTCCcactgccacccacccaccctgccacccaccacacacactcccactgccacCCAACATACATTCCCACTGCCACCCACCCACGAAtacccactcacccacactgccacccaccacccacactcccactgccacacacactcccactggcACCCAACATACACTACCactgccacccacccacactcccaCTGCCACCCCCACCACCAACACACCCTCCCACAGCCACCTTCCCACGGCCACCCTCCAACATCTAAAATTCTTTTTCACAGTGCTGTCCTAaacgtatttttttttatagcacacacacacacacacacacacacacacacacacacacaaacaaatacaattaaaaacaatattaaaCTTCGATAAGATgtgtaaaattaaaaacaaatactcTGCATAGTACTTGGAAGAGTAGCTTCGATTATCCTTGAAAAATGGAAGCCTTTTATTCCAAGTCACCGGGCACATATTGCATGGTGTACAGGCCTTGGAACAAGAGAAACCTCAGTTAGTTGGAACTGCAGCAATCTCGGCATTACAGATTGTGAAATTAAAAGGGGGAGGTGCTTTTCATAACCCTTAATACGTTACCATTTAGCACTCTAGGGATGCTTTATTTAAATGCAAAAGGAGCGCAAGAAAGTAGAATCATGAAGGAGACCCAGTCTTCACCGGCCTATATTTACCAAAGAGCTGTTAACGCCTTAAACTCCAATGTCCCCCAATCCGTTAGAGGCTGAATGTTTGTGGTACAGCTGTTGTGGATAGCATTGGCTACCATCCAGGAGCCCAACTGAAAGAGCGTGTGTTGTGTTGTTCAGCTTTAATGAAGAAAAACCGCTGCCAGCGAGTAGATAGCAGTGGGCAAAATGGGCTTAAAAAGAAGGGCCAGTTTATAGGAAATCTGGCCCGCCGCCGGCAGCGTTTCCCAGAGGAATTAATCACAGTCAGAGATTGTACTACAGACTGGAACTACAGCGCAGCGCAATTCATGAACAAGGCCCCACGTAGACGACATGTTCAGTTCTCAATCAATGGATAAGCGCCTGCAAtgtgtttattaaaaggaaaagaTCATACTTATCCCCCTGAAACCAGACCTCAACACGCTGACAAACTTGCGAAGATCCCTCGCCCTCCTCAAAATACATGTTACCATTTAGGTTTGGCTCTACTGCGGTCGGTAGTGGCCGTTTCATTCCCCTGCATCTCAAATCCTGCAGAGAAACGCAGTTTCGTGTAATATCCACGTGGAATGGATTGGAGTCAAACAGTGAAAATGCGGCTTCACCACCGTGCACACAAATTGGGCTTGGTTTGACCATGCTGGATAGCGCCTCTCTCTGCGAATGTTCTGTAACCCGGGGTAAACCCTTTGAACCAAGTTTTCCCCGCCTGTGTTTGCTTTGTAGATATAAGACGTGATTGGAAGTTTGCAGACCCTACATTGCTTTTAGCTGAAACATGTTTGGTCAGTGTGGAAGGCCCAAGCAGGACATTCTGCTTTGAACCCCGAGAGCTGCCGTGTTTGTTCAGTCTCCGGCCACCGGAAAAGGCagaattaaccccccccccccaatccccagaAACAAGCAAACGTCACTGGGTGCAGACCTTTCCTTGCAGGCGAAATTGTATCATCTTTCAATAAAACAAACCATAATTAAGATATTACGAAAGAAACCCCCACAGGGCATAAATAAACCAACTGAAACAAACCGGTTTATACACATTGGTTGACCTAAGGTCAAGTGGGAGAGTCGTGAACCACAAGCATGCCACTGCCTCTGTGATACTAATAGAAGGGTACATCACCATCTGTGGTTATCTCTATAGGGTTCATCTGCTGAATTCATGCACTAGTAcacgggcggccaactccagtcctcaagggccaccaacaggccaggttttcatgatatccctgcttcagcacaggtggctcagtcgaaggacTGCACTACTGGTGccgaagcaggaactgattgagccacctgtgatgaagcggggatatcctgaaaaaacctgacctgttggtggccctggagaagtggagttggccgccccggcATTAGAACAACACCTTCTCAGCACCATGTGGCATTCAAAGTCCTACGTTAACCTCTTTACTGCAAGAGGTGCCAGCAACACCGTGCTTTGCACGTCCTAATAAGCAATGCATTGCACAGCAATGTTATGTGGCAGCAAAGGCGTTAAAGGGAATATTCATAACGGGTGTCTCCACATATTGAATTTCTGCACCGTGACCCATTTAGTGGGATACTGTACATCTGCCAGGAACACATTTTCCAGCCACTCGAGCAGCAGAGGGTTAACAGACAAACGCAAAGGCAATGTGTATACGTTCTAGTCGTGACTTTCGTGCAAATGAAGCACATACATCAAGTCACAGACCCGTCTCCAATATAACTAAATAGAAGTGATACGACAGAACATTACACCCACCCAAAAGAAGAACCCCATCCTGGGAAATGGGGCATATTCACTTTGTATTGCCCGGCGCTCCCTCAGTGAGCTAAATGGTTCGTTTCTATTTTTCACAAGTCTGCAGTGTTCCTGGTGCTGCCAACAAGGAGAGAGGCTGTTCTGCTGGACGACAAAACGTGCTGGTTCACATGCAGTGGGAGACGGGGGCATCTGCACAGCTCTGCCAAAGCCAACAGTCCCTCGCACAAACCAGCAGAGGTATTAGTTACCCATAGGATGTCTGACGCACGCAATCCTATACATTCTGAAAAGGTTATTCCAGGCGACGCGTTGTAGCACTGTCAGAACCGCTCACTGGAACACGTTAATGGGACTCCTTTTATGGCTTTGAAATAAAATAAGAGACACAAGAGGCACCTGGAAACCATTGTCCTGCAACAAAGCGGTGGCTCATTGTCGGGTTGGGCTGCAAAATGAGGCCTGAAAGTGCACAGTGGCTCATACTGAACATGTTTTCATGCTGTGCCATGTGAATCCCATGCAATCTGCTCTATGTCCAGTTGATGTAGCTTTAAAACAAGGAAATACTCTTCACATGGGTATCTTCAATGAACCTTTTTAGTACCACTGGTGGCAGTAATACCAAGTGAGCTCCCATCACCAAAATAGGTTAATCACACCGTAAAGTGTCAGAAGGTTCAGTGCCAGCACATGTGCGGTGATTCTGGGCTTTGTAGGCCCTGCACCATAAGACCGAGAAATAGGCAACGACATGCAACGGTACAAAAAGGGGTTTAGCCAAACTGGCAGctaggacaggggtgctcaactccagtcctcaagaccctccctccccttcaggacagcttttcaggatatcccagcttcagcacaagtgtctcaatctgtggctcagtcaaagacagggctacctgtgctgaagcagggataccctgaaaagctgaccagttgggattttgaggactggagttgagttgAGTTGCCCCGAGCTAGGGCAGTGCTCACTGACCGGTCGGAAAGCCGGCAACCACAGGATCACCAAGTGCCCGCCGTTGAGGCTTCAGAGCAGATAAGTGGCTGAAGTCTTCCATTCTTGCCATCGTTAAGATGAAGATCTTTTTTCTCGACAGCAGAAGAATACGGGACTTGCATTTATAGGGCCGACAACTTTCAAGTGTCACACCGGGCGGAAGCCCAGTCCTTGGATAATCTCAGGATAATGCGGGGGGCACGCCAGCCTGTACATACAGAGGATCAAAATACCAGGCTACATAGTCGCAGGATGTGGGTATGTCCAACACTTGCACGTATGTACCGGGGGATACTCACGTTGTTGAGCGAGGGGGGATGAATGTAATGCTGAATGATGTGGCACAAGTCGGGGCAACGATGAGTAAGTCAACAACTACTTGGATACTGGGCGTGGGGGTGGGACAGCGCTTTGCTAAACCCTCTAATAAAATCATGCACACACATCATTTAGACAGAAGCCACCAACGTTTCTCTTAGGAGGAACTACTGGTTTTATTGCACTAGTTTCACCACATTACAGGTCTCTGCCCACAAGTTAAAAAGGGAGAGAGCGACCGGCTTGTGGTGAGCAGCCCTGCCGCAGAGCAATGCCAGCACTTTGTCCTTATTCCGGGCACTCTACGTGGCAGCTCGAAATAAGATGCAAGACAAATATGGCGGTTCTACAACCTCTTCAAACCCTTAACCCCTCTCTGCCCAACCTTCCTGCACAGCAACAACCTTCCAACGCTAACAGGAGCCCCTACCTTTGATTAAAGACTATAGGTCTATACTGTATAATTTAACCACCACTTTCCCCACAAAAGATCTTTACTTAGGCGATATGTAAACTAGTAACTTCAACAGGCGTctgaagcaggggtgctcaactccagtcttcaataggtcacgttttcaggatatccctgcttcagcacaggtggctcaatcagaggctcagtctttgactgagcctctgattgagccacttgtgcagaagctgggatatcctgaaaccgtgacagaggtgtgtgtgtgtgtgagggggggttgcttgaggactggagttcagcaccccaTGTCTGGCGAATCCTTAACTTTGTATACATGACAGAAAACAGGGACACGCTGGCGTTCTGTAAAGTATGAAATGGTGGCGGAAGTTCCCTTCAGAAAAAAACCTCTAACACCAACCACATAAATCGGATTAATTTATTTTGTTAATTGACTTCACCCTTAGGTAGGGCTGTCGCCACCGTGTGCAGATCCATTTAACGCTTACGATGTCCTCGCCCCGATGTAGCAGGGGCGCAATACGCACATGCTCATTTTTAGGGGGTCTTCAGGACGGCTGCTCTGATGGATCCCCTGTCACTTTTGATTCCAGTGTCCAGTCTAGTCACGTGATCGCTCCTGAAACAAATCATGACCTGCACTCTGGTGCTGACGGACCCCCCTAGCACTTCAAAGGGTAAACATGCAATCCCCCCCCAGAAGTTTAACTCCTACAATGCTAGGAACttaccccgcccctccccccgagCAAGTCCTGCTCTCTATTAAGAAAAATGGTGTtaagaaaaataaatgaaaatccTGATTTGCCTAATCTCTTGCTAATGGCTGCACAGGGCTCCTGAGAGAGCCTCCTGGACACAATGCTTCAATGGCTTACATCTCCTGA is drawn from Ascaphus truei isolate aAscTru1 chromosome 18, aAscTru1.hap1, whole genome shotgun sequence and contains these coding sequences:
- the CHSY1 gene encoding chondroitin sulfate synthase 1 codes for the protein MAGRSRRSWLSVLLGLVLGFLLASRLILPRAAELQRAGRRRGGGGGQVGGCGLQAGQRTDYSGVLGWQQQQALPEAGDLSPGSEEDIPQDKNFLFVGVMTAKKYLETRAVAAYRTWSSSISGRVEFFSSEGSDTSIPIPIVPLQGVDDAYPPQKKSFMMLKYMHDHYLDQYEWFMRADDDVYIKGERLESFLRNLNSSEPLFLGQTGLGTTEEMGKLALEPGENFCMGGPGVIMSREVLRRVVPHIGECLREMFTTHEDVEIGRCVRRFAGVQCVWSYEMQQLFYENYEQNKKGYIRDLHNSKIHRAITLHPNKNPPYQYRLHSYMLSRKIAELRHRTIQLHREIVLMSKYSNTEVHKDDLQLGIAPSFMRFQPRQREEILEWEFLTGKYLYAATDGQPPRRGMDSSQREALDDIVMQVMEMINENAKTRGRIIDFKEIQYGYRRVNPMYGAEYVLDLLLLYKKHKGKKMTVPVRRHAYLQQTFSKIQFLEHEEINVKELANKINQDSGSLSFLSNSLKMFVPFQLTASKVEHKEHKEKKVNILVPLSGRFDMFARFMANFEKTCLISNQNVKLVTLLFNSDSNPDQARQVELMRDFRVKYPKADMQILPVPGEFSRALALEVGSSQFSNDSLLFFCDVDLVFSTEFLQRCRANTVLGQHIYFPIIFSQYDPKIVYAGKVPSDNHYAFMQKTGFWRNYGFGITCVYKGDLIRAGGFDVSIQGWGLEDVDLFNKVVQAGLKTFRSQEVGVVHIHHPVFCDPNLDPKQYKMCVGSKASTYGSTQRLAELWLEKNDPTFGKTSHTNDSLRTA